The Thermoanaerobaculia bacterium region GTCGAAGCGCTTCCAAGGAGAGAACCATCATGAAGACTTCCACGACCGTAACCGGGGGTATGGCCCTCGCCGCTCTGCTCTTCGCGGGCTGTGCGAACGAGCCGAAGCGCGCCGAGCGCGACTCCGACAAGACGACCCCCACGGTGACCGAGACCGAACGCCCGGGTTCGGCGGCCAAGAGCGACATCACGCCGGTCACCGCTGCCGCGCGCATCTCCGACCTCAAGATCGGCACCGTCCTCGACGCCGAGGGCAAGGTGGCGGAGAACCAGGACAACGTCCACGCCGGTGAAGTGGTTCATGCATCCCTCGCCGTGGGCGATGTCGGCGCCGGCTCCAGGATCAAGGCGGTGTGGCTCGGCCCGGAAGGCGTGCGCATCTCCGACGAAACCAAGGACGTCGCCACCGGCATGGCCTTCCTCGTCTTCCATGCACCGAGCACCCAGGGTTGGGCGCTCGGCGACTACAAGGTGGAGATCTATCTCGGCGACGAGTTGGCCTCGAGCGAGGGTTTCGACATCGTTGCCCCCCGGCCGGGCGCCTGAGGCTCGAAGCGTCGACTGAGCAGGACCTCCGGGCGAGGCGCTCGCCGGGAGACAAACGGCGCCGGAGTTTCTCCGGCGCCGTTTTTTCGTCTTCCCCATCACCCGTCGTGAGCGCGTGTCCGGCACCGCGACCACGGCTGGCGATGGGCCTTCAGGCGCGATCGCGCAACCGTTCCTCGCCCTTTTGTTCCGCGCAGTGCGAGCAGCAGTACATGACGCCATCGGCCTCCAGGCCGTGGCCGATGATCCTGCAGGTGCAATGCGCGCAGGTCGGGGCCAGCAGCTGGATGGCGCACTCGAAGCTGTCGAAAACGTACCGGTTGTCGTCGAGCACAACCACGAACGCCTTGTCGTAAACGTTGCCGCAGAGACTGCACGGCTGCTTATCGGTGTTGGCCATGGCTCGGATCCCCCGGTCGCTCAGAAAGCCCAGCGCACGCCGACGTTGACGCCGAAGCCGTCGATGTCGAAGCTGGGCGAGTTGTCCACGTCGATATCGTCGATGTCGCCCAGATCTTCCGGGTCGACCTCGACCTCGGCGCTCGCCTGACGCCAGATTCCCTCGAAGAAGAACTCGGCTCCGGCGCCGTCGCCGACGGTCGCGCCGGCGGCGAGGTAGTAGCCGAGCTGGTCCTGGATCTCACCGAAGTCGCTGTCGATCAGGAAGTAGCTGCCACCGCCCCCGAGGTAGGGGCGAAAGGTCGAACCCGGCGCGAAGCTGAAGCGCAGGCCGGCTTCGATCGGCATGGCCTGGATGCCAAGCTCCTGGAAAACGGTCTCTTCGCTCTCGAAGATGTTGTCGAACGGATCGTCGCTCAACTGCTCGAAGTAGGTGGCGCGCAGCTCGAAGGCGAGCGTTTCGTTGAACGGCAGACCGAGGATGACGCCGGCACCGGCCGTGTCGCCGGCGACATCGGTGTCCCAGTAGCTGCCCATCAGCGAAAAGTCCGCGGCGGCGAGCGGCGCGGTGGCGAGAATCGCCGTGCAAAGCGCGGCGATCGGATACGTGCGAAGTTTCATGTCGTTCTCCTTGGGAAGGGCCGGGAAAGGGCATCCCGGCGGTGGTTCCTGGAGATCCCCAAGGCAAGAGGAGTGCCAGCGCGCAAGGCGCCGCAAATGGTCTGCGGACGGGGCTTCGCGGCCGTGCGGCGCGGACCGGGTCGCCCTTTTGTACACAGTTCCGGGCGCGCCCGGGCCAGCAGAGACGCTACGGCGCTACTTCGGCGGCGGCGGGGAAGGGGCCGCCTGTCGCTGCCGGTTGGCGGCACGCAGGTTGATCTCCGCAGCCTGCGCTACGGCGTCGGCGAGCGGGGGCAGACCCCATTCGGCACGCTCCGCATCGGTCACCGCAGGGTCGACAGCGTAGACCTTCCACTTGCCGCCCTCCTCGACGAACTGCGTGCCGTACTTCTGCGGCCTGCCGGCGAGCATCTCGCCGCGGTCGACCGCCGTTGCGACCAGCGGGCGGGCGGCCAGCAGATCCGGATCCCGGGCGAGGGCCTGGCGCCCCAATTCAGCGGCGAGCGCGACCTCCGCCGGGCGTTCGCTCTCGACCAGAAGCGCGGCGGCGTGAAACGCATCCTCGGGCTGGCGTACGCGTCCCTGACTCACCAGCCCCGCGGCCTCCTCCCGCCGCGCCAGGCTGCGCTCGACCCAGGCGGCGGTCGGCGCGACGGCGCCGGCGTCCCGTGCTCCGGTCGCGGGCAGCTCGCGGGCGACGGTGTCGCGCTCCCCCTGGAGCTCGAGATAGAGGCGCAGGAGATCGGGATCGAGCGCCTTCTGGTGCATCTGTTGCCGCTCCTCGAGGAGCGTGATGAAGCGCATCCATCGCGCGTCGGCGCGCAGCGTCTCGAGACGCGGGTCGGCGAGCGCCCGCTCGAGGTCGACGAAGCCGTTGTCCAGCGCCAGCGCCAACGCCTCGTAGCCGCCGTCGAGGTCGTTGCGCACGGCGGCGCAGCAGGCCGCGCCGTAGGAGGCCCGCGCCGCGAGCCCGGCACGCGGGGCGGCGCCGGCCGCCTGGGTGAAGGCGATCTGACACTCCTTGAATTTGCCGGCGGCGAACAGGTCGACCGCTTCGCGGAAGCGCGGCGGCAGCTCCTCCGCGCCGAGCATCGCCGGGG contains the following coding sequences:
- a CDS encoding outer membrane beta-barrel protein is translated as MKLRTYPIAALCTAILATAPLAAADFSLMGSYWDTDVAGDTAGAGVILGLPFNETLAFELRATYFEQLSDDPFDNIFESEETVFQELGIQAMPIEAGLRFSFAPGSTFRPYLGGGGSYFLIDSDFGEIQDQLGYYLAAGATVGDGAGAEFFFEGIWRQASAEVEVDPEDLGDIDDIDVDNSPSFDIDGFGVNVGVRWAF